From a region of the Thermomicrobium roseum DSM 5159 genome:
- the queF gene encoding preQ(1) synthase — protein sequence MPTQPSKELERIPNPKPERDYEIEITTNEFTCVCPRTGQPDFATITIRYVPDQWIVELKSLKLYLWSYRNEGHYHEEVTNTILDDLVRTLEPRRMTVIADFNIRGGLHTVVTARYERTAEGPARLAAD from the coding sequence ATGCCGACGCAACCGAGCAAAGAACTGGAACGCATTCCCAACCCGAAACCAGAGCGGGACTACGAGATCGAGATCACGACCAACGAGTTCACCTGCGTCTGCCCGAGAACCGGTCAGCCGGACTTCGCGACGATCACCATCCGCTATGTGCCCGACCAGTGGATCGTCGAGCTCAAGTCGCTCAAGCTGTATCTCTGGTCCTATCGGAACGAGGGGCACTATCACGAGGAGGTCACCAATACCATCCTCGACGACCTGGTACGGACGCTCGAGCCGCGCCGGATGACCGTCATCGCTGACTTCAACATCCGTGGTGGACTCCATACCGTGGTCACCGCTCGCTACGAGCGCACGGCCGAGGGACCAGCGCGACTGGCAGCGGATTGA